A genomic region of Bacteroidota bacterium contains the following coding sequences:
- a CDS encoding methyltransferase domain-containing protein — MNITKNKNWYRIKSFIPKQLFEPLLYFYYGVQSIGYFGNNYYCPICKSKLRIFKSGNCPNCGADIRHRTLWLFLLRKTDFFKSRLDVLHFAPEHCFYNKMKKQQNINYLSADLRSPRAMIEIDITNIKYPDNFFNVLISSHVLEHVDDDLKAMKELHRVQSIDGWSIHLVPIDYSRNDTYENSLIKSPEERMKVYGHHDHKRIYGKDYKNKLESSGFKVTVFKTEDFCEENEIAKMGLHKDTEIYYCRK; from the coding sequence ATGAATATAACTAAAAACAAAAATTGGTATAGAATTAAATCATTTATACCAAAACAACTATTTGAACCCTTGCTATATTTTTATTATGGTGTTCAAAGCATTGGTTATTTTGGCAATAATTATTATTGTCCAATTTGTAAAAGTAAGCTTCGGATATTTAAATCGGGAAATTGTCCTAATTGTGGGGCTGATATTAGGCACAGAACATTATGGCTCTTTTTATTAAGGAAGACAGATTTTTTCAAAAGCAGGTTAGATGTTTTGCACTTCGCTCCTGAACATTGTTTTTATAATAAAATGAAGAAACAACAAAATATCAATTATCTATCAGCAGATTTAAGATCTCCAAGAGCAATGATTGAAATTGATATTACTAATATAAAATATCCTGATAATTTCTTTAATGTTTTAATAAGTAGCCATGTACTTGAACATGTAGATGATGATTTAAAAGCAATGAAGGAATTACATAGGGTACAAAGTATTGATGGGTGGTCAATTCATCTTGTACCAATTGATTATTCACGAAATGATACTTATGAAAATTCTTTGATAAAAAGTCCAGAAGAAAGGATGAAAGTTTATGGTCATCATGACCACAAAAGAATTTATGGTAAGGATTATAAAAATAAATTGGAATCATCAGGTTTTAAAGTTACTGTTTTCAAAACGGAAGATTTTTGTGAAGAAAATGAAATTGCAAAAATGGGATTACATAAAGATACGGAGATTTACTATTGCAGGAAATAA